One region of Termitidicoccus mucosus genomic DNA includes:
- a CDS encoding helix-turn-helix domain-containing protein, whose amino-acid sequence MDVLDNPAKRSRAMVAQLRQSQIYRDYEQAFREATGLPLSLRPLDALDLPHHDDPKQGPFCALMARTNHTCAECLQLQRKVEQEAQLGPSSLKCFAGMCDSAVPIRVGENLVAFLQTGQIFLHQPTPGQFAKVASQLMRWGSQIDMKTVEEAYFQTRVITKKQYESILRLLSVFAQHLASLGNQLMVQEEHAESPVISKARVYIAEHQDDDLTLAQVAQAVNTSAFYFCKMFKKSTGMTFTDYLARVRVEKVKNLLLNPHKRVSEAAFEAGFQSLSQFNRVFRKLEGCSPSAYREQLHAVVSAR is encoded by the coding sequence ATGGACGTATTGGACAATCCAGCCAAACGTAGCCGCGCGATGGTTGCCCAGCTCAGGCAATCCCAGATCTACCGCGATTATGAGCAGGCCTTCCGCGAGGCGACTGGCCTGCCGCTGAGCCTGCGTCCGCTCGATGCGCTCGATTTGCCGCATCACGACGATCCGAAGCAGGGACCGTTTTGCGCGTTGATGGCGCGGACAAACCACACGTGCGCCGAGTGCCTGCAACTCCAGCGCAAGGTCGAGCAGGAGGCGCAACTCGGCCCGAGTTCGCTAAAGTGTTTCGCGGGAATGTGCGACTCGGCGGTGCCGATCCGCGTGGGGGAAAACTTGGTGGCGTTTTTGCAGACGGGGCAGATTTTCTTGCATCAACCTACTCCAGGCCAGTTTGCGAAGGTGGCGAGCCAATTGATGCGCTGGGGATCGCAGATCGACATGAAGACGGTCGAGGAGGCTTATTTTCAGACGCGGGTCATCACCAAGAAGCAATATGAGTCGATTTTGCGGCTGTTGTCGGTGTTCGCGCAGCATCTGGCCTCGCTCGGAAACCAGCTCATGGTGCAGGAAGAGCATGCGGAGTCGCCGGTCATCAGCAAGGCGCGCGTGTACATCGCGGAGCATCAGGATGACGATCTCACGCTGGCGCAGGTGGCGCAGGCGGTGAACACGAGCGCGTTTTATTTCTGCAAGATGTTCAAGAAGTCCACCGGCATGACGTTCACCGATTATCTGGCGCGCGTGCGGGTGGAAAAGGTGAAAAACCTGCTGCTCAACCCGCACAAGCGCGTGAGCGAGGCGGCGTTCGAGGCGGGATTCCAGTCGTTGTCGCAGTTCAACCGCGTGTTTCGCAAGCTGGAGGGGTGCTCGCCTTCGGCTTATCGCGAGCAACTGCATGCGG